The following DNA comes from Sporichthya brevicatena.
AGGAAGCTCAGGACGACGCACTGGTTCACGGCGTCGGCGACCCCCTTCGGCCCACCGCGCGCGTTCAGCCCCTTGTGCGCGGCGACGATCGCGGCCAGGAATCCGAACACCGCGGCCTTGATCTCGGCGACGACGAAGTCCCCGGCGGTCGCGAAGTCGGTGAACGAGTTCAGGTAGGTGCCGGGCGTGCCGTGCTGGACGTAGACGTTGAAGAAGTAGCCGGCGAGCACCCCGGTCATCGCGACGATCGAGCAGAGCAGCACACCGACGACGACGAGCGCGGCGACGCGCGGAGCCACCAGGCGCCGGACGGGCGAGATGCCCATGACGCGCATCGCGTCGATCTCCTCGCGGATCGTCCGCGACCCGAGGTCGGAGCAGATCGCCGACCCGGCCGCGCCCGCGAGCAGCAGCGCCGTGACGACCGGCGCACCCTCGCGGATGACGCCGAGCCCGTTCACCGCGCCGACGAACGAGGACGCCCCGACCTGCTGCGCGAGACTGCCGACGTTGATCGCGACGATCACGCCGAACGGGATCGCGACGAGGATCGCCGGGAGCAGCGAGACGCTCGTGACGAACCAGGCCTGCAGCAGGAACTCGCGCCAAGGGAAGCGACCGCGCACCAGGTCCGTGACGAGGTAGCGGACGCTCGCGATCGCCAGCGTCGTCAGTCGGCCGACGGTGATCAGCCCGGCGTCGATCGGCCCGGGCAACCGCACCGGCGCCCGGCGTCGCGCCCGCCGCACGGCGGTCACCGGGATCTCGGCCATGGCAATTGCCTCACGGGTCAGCGTCCGCGCGGGACGTCCGAACGCTGCGACCCTAGTCCTGCCAGACTCGGCCGGGTGAGTGCACGCGCCGACGTCGTCGTGATCGGAGCCGGGCACAACGGGCTGGTCGCCGCGACCCTGCTCGCCCGGGCCGGACTCGACGTCGTCGTCTGCGAGGCGGCGGACGTCGTCGGGGGCGCGGCGCGCACCGAGACACCCTTCGCGGCGGTGCCCGGACTGCGGCACTCGACGGGGGCGTACCTGCTCGGGCTGATGCCGCCCGAGCTGATCGCGACACTGGGCCTCGACCTCCCCGTGCTGCGCCGGAACCCGCACTACGCGCTGCCGGCCCCGGCGGGCTCGACCCTGCCCTCGGTCGTGCTCGGCGCCGATGCCGCCGCGAACGCCGCGGCGATCGAGGCGGCCTTCTCCCCCGCCGACGCCCGCGCGGACGCGGCACTGAACGCCGAGCTCGACCAGTTGCGCACCGACCTCGCGCCGGCCTGGCTCGCCGAGCCGCTGTCGATCGAGGACACCGCCGAGCGGTACATCCGTCCCGCGCTGCGCGAGACCTTCGTCGCGCTGTGCCGGGGCTCGGTCGTCGACCACCTCGCGCGGTTCGGCTTCATCTCCGAGCGCCTGGTCGCGATGTACGCCATCACCGACGGCATCTCCGGCCTGACCGCCGGCGTCGACGACCCGGGGACCGGCCACAACTTCCTCGCCCACAACATGGGCCGACTGCCCGGGTCGGACGGGACCTGGATGATCGTCCGCGGCGGCATGGGGACCGTCACCGGTGCCCTGGCCGACGCCGCCCGCGCCGCCGGGGCCCAGGTGCGGACGTCCGTCCCGGTCCGCGCGATCGACACCACGGCCGGCGTCGTCAGCGGCGTCGAGACCGACCACGGGCGCATCGACACCACCGTCGTCCTCGCGGCCTGCGACCCGTTCCGGCTCCCTGCCCTCGTCGGCGACGCGTTGCCCGCGGACCTGGCCGAGCGGCTGGAGCGGATCCGCCGACCCGGCGTCACGTTGAAGCTGAACCTCGCGCTGCGCGAGGTGCCGCACTTCCCCGCGCTCGCGGACTCCCCCGGCGCCGGCGCGACGGGCGGGGCCACCGTGCACCTGATGCCGGGCGAGGACCGCCCGCTCGAGGCGGTGCGCGCGATGTGGGCCGACGTCCAGGCCGGACGGCTGCCGCGCTACCCGACGTTCCCGACGATCGAGTGGTACCTGCACACGACCGTAGACCCGAGCCTGCAGGACGCGGCCGGGCACCACTCGTCGGCGCTGTTCGTGCAGTCGGTGCCCCACGTCCCGCACGGCTCGGACTGGGAGACCGAACTACCCGGCTACGTCGCGCACCTGCTCGAGGTCTGCGACCGCTTCGCTCCGGGGACGACGGCGAGCGTCGCCGACACCCTCGCGCTCCCCCCGTCGGGCATCGAGGCCCGGTTCGGCATCACCGGTGGGCACATCCACCACGTCGACAACACGGTGGCCTTCGCCGACCGGGTGCCGTACGCGACCGGGCTGCCCGGCCTGTACGCCGGGTCGGCCGGCTGTCACCCGGCCGGGTCGGTGATCGGGGCGGCGGGACACAACGCCGCCGCCCGGATCCTGAACGATCTCAGCGTGACCGACCTCGGCCGGGGGAAACAGCCGGGGACCTGACCGCGGCTAGCCGACGATCGTGCCGCCGCGCTTGTTCTCGAAGTCGAAGTCGTAGTTCGTCCGCTTGTCGTTGACGAACTTCAGCGCGACCTCGCCCGCGGCGTCGTCGTACCGGCCGGTGCCGCCGGTGATCGCGAGGACGGCGCTCTTGGCCGTCCGGGTGATCGTGCCGGCGACGGTGATCTGGCCGTCGTCGAGGCGGAAGGTGCCGGTGCAGTGCGACAGCGCGTTCTTCACGCGACCGCTCGAGCTCCGGTTGACGTAGGTGACGTCGCACGTCGCGGCCAGGGTGCCGACGCGCTTGTTGTCCTCGTCGAACAGCCGCTCCGAGAACACGTACCGGTCACCGACGCTGGGACCGCTCCGCCCCGTGTCGATCGTGTAGTCCTGCAGCGCCTTGCCCCGCAGGTCGTCGTCGGCGACGGCCGCACCGGCGCTCTGCGCACCGGTCGTGAACAAGGTGACGCCCACCGCGGTGGCGACCCCGGCGGCCAGAGCGGCCGAGGTGAAACGTCGAGTAACCATGAGTCCTCGCCCCATCTCCCGAGAACCCCCCAGGGGTCTCGAACGGATTTCACGTGCCCGTCAGGATCCGCCGAAACCCGACAAATGCCCCCAAAACGGTGGCAAACATCCACGCCGAACGGGTGAGCGGTAGACCACGAAGGTCAGGCGGTCGGCCGTTTCCGGAGGGGTCAGGGCCCCACGCAACGGGCAGGTGAGTTGGGCCACCCCTACCGACCTGTGACCAGACGAACACGGCGACTACGCTGGTCAGAGCGGCGGAACCGGTGGTCCGAGGTCCCGTCTGGTCCCTGTGCGCAGCCCGGAAGAGGTTGATCAAAACCGTGTCGTCACCGCAGTCCAATCCGATGTCCGGGTTCGGGACCAACGAATGGCTGGTGGACGAGATCTACCAGGCGTATCTGCGGGACAAGAACAGCGTGGACCCGGCCTGGTGGGAGTTCTTCGCCGACTACACCCCGAGTTCCGACACCGGAATTCACCGAATCTTGACCCGGCCCGCCACCCCGGCCGGTGGTGAGGCCGCCTCAACCGCCCCGGCGACTCCCGCCGCCCCGGCTCCCGCGGCCGCTCCGGCCGCCCCGACTCCGGCCGCCCCGACTCCGGCCGCTCCGACTCCGGCCGCTCCGGCCCCGGCGCCCGCCGCCCCCACCGCCACTGCTCCGGCCACTGCGGCCCCGGCCCAGCCCGCCGCTCCGGCCGCTCCGGCCAAGAGCGCCGCCCCGGCCGCGGCGGAGAACGTCTCCCCGCTCAAGGGCCCGGCGGCGCGCGTCGTCACCAACATGGAGGCGAGCCTCACCGTCCCGACCGCGACCTCGGTGCGCGCGGTCCCGGCGAAGCTCCTCATCGACAACCGCATCGTCATCAACAACCACCTGAAGCGGGCGCGCGGCGGAAAGGTCTCCTTCACGCACCTGATCGGCTTCGCGGTCGTCCGGGCGCTCCAGGACGTGCCGGCGATGAACTGCGGCTACACCGAGATCAACGGCAAGCCGGCGCTCGTCACCCCCGAGTCGGTGAACCTCGGTCTCGCCATCGACGTCACCAAGGCCGACGGCTCGCGGTCGCTGCTGGTCCCCTCCATCAAGAAGGCCGAGACCCTCGACTTCGCGCAGTTCTGGCTGGCCTACGAGGACATCGTCCGCCGGGCCCGGAACAACAAGCTCACCGTCGACGACTTCGCCGGCACGACGATCAGCCTCACCAACCCGGGCACGATCGGGACCGTCCACTCCGTCCCGCGTCTGATGCAGGGTCAGGGCACGATCATCGGTGTCGGCGCGATGGAGTACCCGGCCGAGTGGCAGGGCGCCTCCCCCGAGACGCTCGCGAACATGGCCGTCAGCAAGATCATGACGCTGACGTCCACGTACGACCACCGGATCATCCAGGGCGCGCAGAGCGGTGAGTTCCTGCGTCGCCTGCACCAGCTGCTCCTCGGCGAGGACAACTTCTACGACGACGTCTTCGCGGCGCTGCGGATCCCGTACGAGCCGATCCGCTGGGAAACCGACATCGCGACCAGCCACGAGGACCAGGTCTCCAAGCAGGCCCGCGTCCACGAGCTGATCGAGGCCTACCGCACCCGCGGTCACCTGATGGCCGACACGGACCCGCTCGAGTACAAGCAGCGCAGTCACCCCGACCTCGACATCGTCAAGCACGGCCTGACGCTGTGGGACCTCGACCGCGAGTTCGTCTCCGGCACGACGTTCTCCCTGTCGGGCCTGATGAAGCTGCGCGACATCCTCGGCGTGCTGCGTTCCTCGTACTGCCGCACGGTCGGCATCGAGTACATGCACATGGCCGACCCGAAGGAGCGGCTCTGGATCCAGGAGCGCGTCGAGCGCGCCCCGGACCGGCTTCCCCGCAACGACCAGCTCCGCGTCCTGCGCAAGCTCAACGAGGCCGAGGCCTTCGAGACCTTCCTGCAGACCAAGTACGTCGGTCAGAAGCGGTTCTCGCTCGAGGGCGGCGAGTCCGTCATAGCGCTCCTCGACGCGCTGCTCGTCGCCGCGGCCCAGGCCCGGCTCGACGAGGTCGCGATCGGCATGCCGCACCGTGGCCGCCTGAACGTGCTCGCCAACATCGTCGGCAAGAGCTACGGCCAGATCTTCCGCGAGTTCGAGGGCAACATCGACCCGAAGTCGATGCACGGCTCCGGCGACGTGAAGTACCACCTCGGCCAGGAGGGCGTGTACACCGCGCACGACGGCTCGACGGTCAAGACCTACCTCGCCGCGAACCCGTCGCACCTGGAGGCGGTCAACCCCGTCCTCGAGGGCATCGTCCGCGCGAAGCAGGACATCATCGACCGCGGCGAGAGCGGCTTCACCGTCCTGCCGGTCCTCCTCCACGGCGACGCCGCGTTCGCCGGCCAGGGTGTCGTGGCCGAGACGCTGGAGATGTCGCAGCTGCGCGGCTACCGCACCGGCGGCACCGTGCACGTCGTCGTCAACAACCAGGTCGGCTTCACGACCTCGCCGACGTCCAGCCGTTCGAGCCTGTACGCGACCGACGTCGCGCGCACGGTGGCGGCGCCGATCTTCCACGTCAACGGTGACGACCCGGAGGCCTGCGTGCGCGTCGCGCGGTGGGCGTTCGAGTTCCGCCAGGCGTTCAAGAAGGACGTCGTCATCGACATGATCTGCTACCGGCGACGGGGCCACAACGAGGGCGACGACCCCTCGATGACCCAGCCGCTGATGTACGACCTGATCGACCAGAAGCGCTCGGTCCGCAAGCTCTACACCGAGGCGTTGATCGGTCGCGGGGACATCACGTTCGAGGAGGCCGAGGAGGCCCTCAAGGACTACCGCGAGCAGCTCGAGAAGGTCTTCGCGGAGACGCGCGGCAGCTCGAGCACGCCCGCGACCGTGGCCCAGCCGGTCAGCAACGACCAGGTGCCGGCCACCTCGGTGAGCACCGCGATCAGCAGCGAGTCGCTGAAGCGGATCGTCGAGAGCCAGGTCAACGTCCCTGACGGATTCTCGGTCCACCCTCGCGTCGCGCCGCTGCTGCAGAAGCGCGCCGCGATGATCGAGACCGGCAACATCGACTGGGGCTTCGGCGAGCTGATCGCCTTCGGGTCGCTGCTGCTCGAGGGCCGGCCGGTCCGTCTCGCCGGGCAGGACAGCCGCCGCGGCACGTTCACCCAGCGCCACGCGGTGCTCGTCTGCCGCAAGACCGCGGCTGAGTACAACCCGCTGCAGAACCTGTCCCCGGACCAGGGCACCTTCTACGTCTACGACTCGCTCCTGAGCGAGTTCGCCGCTCTCGGCTTCGAGTACGGCTACTCGGTGGCCCGACCCGACGCGCTCGTGTGCTGGGAGGGCCAGTTCGGCGACTTCGTCAACGGCGCCCAGACGATCATCGACGAGTTCATCTCCTCCGGTGAGCAGAAGTGGGGCCAGACCTCGGGCGTCGTGCTCCTGCTCCCCCACGGCATGGAGGGCCAGGGCCCGGACCACTCGTCCGGCCGCCCGGAGCGCTTCCTGCAGCTGTGCGCGCAGGGGAACATGACGGTCGCGATCCCGACGACGCCGGCCAACCACTTCCACCTGCTGCGCTGGCAGGCCCTGGGGTCGTTCCACCGGCCGCTGGTGATCTTCACGCCCAAGTCGCTGCTGCGGCACCGCGCCGCGGTCTCGGCCCCGAGCGACTTCACCTCCGGGCACTTCCAGCCGGTCATCGCCGACGACACCGTCGACCCGGCCGCGGTCACGCGGGTGCTCCTGTGCACCGGCAAGGTCTTCTACGACCTGTCCGCCCAGCGGGAGCAGCACGGCTCCGCGCAGGACACGGCGCTGGTCCGCGTCGAGCAGCTCTACCCGCTGCCCGTCGACGAGCTTCAGGCGACGCTCGCGAAGTACCCGAACGCGACCGAGCTGCGCTGGGTCCAGGAGGAGCCGGCGAACCAGGGTGCGTGGCCGTTCATGGCGCTGCACTTCGCCGAGCAGGTCGGACGCGTGCTCTACCGGGTCTCGCGCCCGGCGTCCTCGGCGCCGGCGGTCGGCTCGCACTCGGTCCACGAGTACGAGCAGCAGCTGCTCGTCGAGCAGGCGTTCGCCCGGTAACGGCGGAGCAGATGTACTTCACCGACCGCGGGATCGAGGAGCTGGCCGCGCGCCGCGGCGAGGAGGACGTCAACCTCGCCTGGCTCGCGGACCGGCTCTCCGAGTTCGTCGACCTCAACCCCGAGTTCGAGGTCCCGATCGAACGCCTGGCCACCTGGTTGGCGCGCTACGACGACGACGAGGACTGACGGGCGCGGACGTCCTAGTCCTTGACGGCGGCGCGGAGTTGATCATCGAGCGACTGCCGCTGGCCGACGACCCGGCCGACGAGCCGGGTCAGGGTCGCCCAGTCCTCCGCGGCCGCACGCTGCTCGAGGTCGTGCAGCAACTGGCCGAAGGCCTCGGCGCCGAGGGACCGCGCGGGTGACTTGAGCTTGTGGGCGGCCGCGGCGAGCGCGGCCCGGTCCTGGGCCCGGCAGACCGCCTCGAGGTCCGGCAGGGAGACCTCGAGGTCGGCGAGGAACTCCTCGGCGAGCTCGCGGACGATCTCCGGCCCGATCTCCTCGCGCAGCCGACCGACCACGTCCGGGTCGACGACGAGGTCGTCGACGCTGGGCGCGCTGAGGAGGCCGCTGAGCATGCGCCCGAGGGAGGCGACGTCGATCGGCTTGGGGAGGAACGCGTCCATCCCGGCCTCGTAGCAGCGGCGGACGTCCTCGGTCGCGACGTTCGCGGTCATCGCCACGATGTGCAGGCCGCGCTCCGGCCACCGGGCGCGGATCCGCCGCGTGGCCTCCAGTCCGTCCATCTCGGGCATCTGAATGTCCATCAGAACCAGGTCGTACGCCCGCTGCGCCAGGGCGTCCAGCGCCTCGCGGCCGCTCGCCGCCACGTCGGCGCGGAAGCCGAACCGCGCCAGGAGGTGCTGGGCGACCTTCTGATTCACCGGGGTGTCCTCGACCACGAGGATCGAGAGCTTGCGGGCCGGCACCGGCAGGTCGAACACCGAGGACGGGGACGAGGTGACCGTGTCGCGGACCCGTCCGGTGCGGACCAGCTCGAGCAGGAGCTCGGTCAGCTTCTCGGCGCGGGCCGGCTTCGCCAGCACGAGGTCGAACAGTCCCGGCTCGACGACCCGTGTCGGTGCGGTCGAGTGGAGCAGCACGAGCCGGATCCCGGGGCTCCGCTGCCGCAGCGCGCGACCGAGTTCGTAGCCGTCCATGCCGGGCATGTCCAGGTCGAGCAGGGCGAGGTCGAAGCTCCGGCTGAGCGTCTGGTTGAGCTCGACGAGGTTGAGTGCCTCCTCGCCGCCGCCCGCGGTGACGGCCTCCATCTCGTGCTGCTGCGCCCACGCCTCCAGGATCTGACGGTGCGTCGCATTGTCGTCCACGATGAGGACACGCTTCCCCGCGAGCCCCGCGGGGGCGACGCTCTCCTCGGCGTCCCGGCCGGTGACCGGGAAGGAGAAGGTGACCGTCGTGCCCGCTCCCGGGCTCGACGCCATCTCCATGTCGCCGCCCATCGACTCGACGAGACGGCGGCTGATCGCGAGGCCGAGGCCGGTGCCGCCGTAGATGCGGGTCGTCGTGCTGTCGCCCTGGGTGAACGGTTCGAACAACGACTCGATGCGGTCGGAGGCCACCCCGATACCGGTGTCGGCGACCTCGAAACGCAGCCAGGTCTCGGGACTCCCGTCCGGGCGGGAGTCGGTGCGCTCCACCTCGACGCGGACCACCACCTCCCCGGTGTGGGTGAACTTCACGGCGTTCGCGAGGAGGTTGACCAGCACCTGACGGGTCCGGGCCGGGTCGCCGATGACGATCGCCGGCACCTCGGGCGCGACGTCGCACGCCAGCTCGAGGCCTTTCTCGTGCGCCTGGAGGGTGACGAGGTCGACCGTCTCCCCCAGCCAGTCGCGGATCTCGAACGCGACCTCTTCGAGCACGAGCTTGCCCGCGTCGATCTTCGCGTAGTCGAGGATGTCGTTGATGATGGTGAGCAGGTGCTCACCCGAGGTCCGCATCGTCTCGACGAAGTCACGCTGCTGACGGTCCATCGGGGTGTCCAGCAGCAGGCTGGTCATGCCGATGATGGCGTTCATCGGGGTGCGGATCTCATGGCTCATGTTCGCCAGGAACTCCTGGCGCGAACGCGCAGCGCGTTCGGCGGTGTCGCGGGCGCGGGCGACGACGCCTTCGAACGCCTTGCGTTCGGTCACGTCCCGGACCGCGGCGGTGACGAGCAGACCGTCCTCGGTCTCGATCGAGGACAGCGAGATCTCGACCGGGAACTCCGAGCCGTCCTTGCGGCGGGCGGCCAGGTCGATGCCGGCTCCCATGGAGCGCACCACGGGCTCGGCGAAGTACCCGGTGCGGTGCTGGCGGTGCGCGGCCCGGGCCTGGTCGGGCACGAGCGTCTCGATCGGCCGGCCGAGCAGCTCGTTGCGCGACCAGCCGAACATGACCTCGGCCTGGGTGTTGACCAACTGGATCAGCCCGGAGTCGTCGACCCCGAGCATCGCGTCCGGGGCGGCCTCGAGCAGGCCGGAGAACTTGGCCTGGGTCTTGAGCCGGTCGGTGGCGTCCCGGACCACGGCGGTGACGAGCCGGCCGTCCTCGGTCTCGATCGAGGACAGCGAGATCTCGGCCGGGAACTGCGAGCCGTCCTTGCGGCAGCCGAACAGGTCGAGCCCGGCGCCCATCGGCCGCACCTGGGGCGCACCGAAGTACTGCCCGCGGTGCATCGGGTGCGCGGCGCGCGCGTTCGGCGGGACGAGGGTCTCGATCGGTTGCCCGACCAGCTCCTCGCGCGTCCAGCCGAACAGGGTCTCGCCCTGCCCGTTGACGAACAGAATCTTTCCGGACGAATCGACCACGAAGACCGCGTCCGGCAGCTGCTCGATGAGCTGCTCGCTGATGCCCAGCTTCTCCACCGGTGTCCCTTGCTCCCGCCGCCATCCGGTTGTCGGCAACCCGGGGCCGGGACATGACCCCCCGAACGTCCCCATTGGTCCGGGGGGTCGAGCCCGGTGGGGCTCAGACGGTGAAGACGATCTTGCCGAACAGGTCCCCGGAGTGCATCTTCTCGAAACCGCGGCGGGCGTCCTGGAGCGGCAGGACCTCGTCGATCAGCGGCCGAACGCCGGTGGTCGCCATGAACTGGGCGAGGCGCTCGAGCTCGTCACGGGAGCCCATCGTCGAGCCGACGACCGAGAGCTGCAGGAAGAAGATCCGGGTCAGCTCGGCCGGCGGGGCGTCCCCGCTGGTCGCGCCGGAGATGACGATGGTGCCGCCGGGCTTGAGCGCCTTGACCGAGTGCGACCAGGTCGCCTCGCCGACGGTCTCGAAGACCGCGTCGACGCGCTCCGGCAGCCGGGCACCGGAGGCGAAGACCTGGTCGGCGCCGAGCGACAGGGCACGCTCGCGCTTGGCCTCGTCCCGGCTCGTGGCCCACACGCGCAGGCCGGCCGCACGGCCGAGGCTGATCAGCGCGGTCGCGACACCGCCACCCGCACCCTGGACCAGGATCGTGGCGCCGGGCGAGATGCCCGCGCGGGTGAAGAGCATCCGGTAGGCGGTCAGCCACGCGGTCGGGAGGCAGGCCGCCTCCTCCCAGGAGAGCTGCGCCGGCTTGGGCACCAGGTTGCGCCGCGGCACGACGACCTTCTCCGCGAACGTGCCCTGGTATTGCTCGGACAGCAACGAACGCTTGGGGTCGAAGGTCTCGTCGCCCTTCCACTCCGGGTCGCCGATCACCGCGTGGACGATGACCTCGTTGCCGTCCTCGTCGGTCCCGGCCGCGTCGCAGCCGAGGATCATCGGGAGCTGCTCCTCCTTCAGGCCACGCCCCCGCAGGCTCCACAGGTCGTGGTGGTTGAGGGAGGCCGCCTTGACGTCGACCGTCGCCCAGCCGTCCTTGGCGATCGGCTCGGGCCGCTCCCCGAGGTCGAGGGCGGACAGCGGGTCGGAGTCGGAGAAGCGCGCAGCGCTGACAGCGAACATGATCCGACCCTAGTCACGCGGGCAACGGCGCCCCAGATCGCTACCGACGAAAGATCGGCCAGATCCGGCCCACGAC
Coding sequences within:
- a CDS encoding allene oxide cyclase barrel-like domain-containing protein, with the translated sequence MVTRRFTSAALAAGVATAVGVTLFTTGAQSAGAAVADDDLRGKALQDYTIDTGRSGPSVGDRYVFSERLFDEDNKRVGTLAATCDVTYVNRSSSGRVKNALSHCTGTFRLDDGQITVAGTITRTAKSAVLAITGGTGRYDDAAGEVALKFVNDKRTNYDFDFENKRGGTIVG
- a CDS encoding NAD(P)/FAD-dependent oxidoreductase, with the translated sequence MSARADVVVIGAGHNGLVAATLLARAGLDVVVCEAADVVGGAARTETPFAAVPGLRHSTGAYLLGLMPPELIATLGLDLPVLRRNPHYALPAPAGSTLPSVVLGADAAANAAAIEAAFSPADARADAALNAELDQLRTDLAPAWLAEPLSIEDTAERYIRPALRETFVALCRGSVVDHLARFGFISERLVAMYAITDGISGLTAGVDDPGTGHNFLAHNMGRLPGSDGTWMIVRGGMGTVTGALADAARAAGAQVRTSVPVRAIDTTAGVVSGVETDHGRIDTTVVLAACDPFRLPALVGDALPADLAERLERIRRPGVTLKLNLALREVPHFPALADSPGAGATGGATVHLMPGEDRPLEAVRAMWADVQAGRLPRYPTFPTIEWYLHTTVDPSLQDAAGHHSSALFVQSVPHVPHGSDWETELPGYVAHLLEVCDRFAPGTTASVADTLALPPSGIEARFGITGGHIHHVDNTVAFADRVPYATGLPGLYAGSAGCHPAGSVIGAAGHNAAARILNDLSVTDLGRGKQPGT
- a CDS encoding DUF6104 family protein, which encodes MYFTDRGIEELAARRGEEDVNLAWLADRLSEFVDLNPEFEVPIERLATWLARYDDDED
- a CDS encoding multifunctional oxoglutarate decarboxylase/oxoglutarate dehydrogenase thiamine pyrophosphate-binding subunit/dihydrolipoyllysine-residue succinyltransferase subunit, which encodes MSGFGTNEWLVDEIYQAYLRDKNSVDPAWWEFFADYTPSSDTGIHRILTRPATPAGGEAASTAPATPAAPAPAAAPAAPTPAAPTPAAPTPAAPAPAPAAPTATAPATAAPAQPAAPAAPAKSAAPAAAENVSPLKGPAARVVTNMEASLTVPTATSVRAVPAKLLIDNRIVINNHLKRARGGKVSFTHLIGFAVVRALQDVPAMNCGYTEINGKPALVTPESVNLGLAIDVTKADGSRSLLVPSIKKAETLDFAQFWLAYEDIVRRARNNKLTVDDFAGTTISLTNPGTIGTVHSVPRLMQGQGTIIGVGAMEYPAEWQGASPETLANMAVSKIMTLTSTYDHRIIQGAQSGEFLRRLHQLLLGEDNFYDDVFAALRIPYEPIRWETDIATSHEDQVSKQARVHELIEAYRTRGHLMADTDPLEYKQRSHPDLDIVKHGLTLWDLDREFVSGTTFSLSGLMKLRDILGVLRSSYCRTVGIEYMHMADPKERLWIQERVERAPDRLPRNDQLRVLRKLNEAEAFETFLQTKYVGQKRFSLEGGESVIALLDALLVAAAQARLDEVAIGMPHRGRLNVLANIVGKSYGQIFREFEGNIDPKSMHGSGDVKYHLGQEGVYTAHDGSTVKTYLAANPSHLEAVNPVLEGIVRAKQDIIDRGESGFTVLPVLLHGDAAFAGQGVVAETLEMSQLRGYRTGGTVHVVVNNQVGFTTSPTSSRSSLYATDVARTVAAPIFHVNGDDPEACVRVARWAFEFRQAFKKDVVIDMICYRRRGHNEGDDPSMTQPLMYDLIDQKRSVRKLYTEALIGRGDITFEEAEEALKDYREQLEKVFAETRGSSSTPATVAQPVSNDQVPATSVSTAISSESLKRIVESQVNVPDGFSVHPRVAPLLQKRAAMIETGNIDWGFGELIAFGSLLLEGRPVRLAGQDSRRGTFTQRHAVLVCRKTAAEYNPLQNLSPDQGTFYVYDSLLSEFAALGFEYGYSVARPDALVCWEGQFGDFVNGAQTIIDEFISSGEQKWGQTSGVVLLLPHGMEGQGPDHSSGRPERFLQLCAQGNMTVAIPTTPANHFHLLRWQALGSFHRPLVIFTPKSLLRHRAAVSAPSDFTSGHFQPVIADDTVDPAAVTRVLLCTGKVFYDLSAQREQHGSAQDTALVRVEQLYPLPVDELQATLAKYPNATELRWVQEEPANQGAWPFMALHFAEQVGRVLYRVSRPASSAPAVGSHSVHEYEQQLLVEQAFAR
- a CDS encoding PAS domain S-box protein, with protein sequence MEKLGISEQLIEQLPDAVFVVDSSGKILFVNGQGETLFGWTREELVGQPIETLVPPNARAAHPMHRGQYFGAPQVRPMGAGLDLFGCRKDGSQFPAEISLSSIETEDGRLVTAVVRDATDRLKTQAKFSGLLEAAPDAMLGVDDSGLIQLVNTQAEVMFGWSRNELLGRPIETLVPDQARAAHRQHRTGYFAEPVVRSMGAGIDLAARRKDGSEFPVEISLSSIETEDGLLVTAAVRDVTERKAFEGVVARARDTAERAARSRQEFLANMSHEIRTPMNAIIGMTSLLLDTPMDRQQRDFVETMRTSGEHLLTIINDILDYAKIDAGKLVLEEVAFEIRDWLGETVDLVTLQAHEKGLELACDVAPEVPAIVIGDPARTRQVLVNLLANAVKFTHTGEVVVRVEVERTDSRPDGSPETWLRFEVADTGIGVASDRIESLFEPFTQGDSTTTRIYGGTGLGLAISRRLVESMGGDMEMASSPGAGTTVTFSFPVTGRDAEESVAPAGLAGKRVLIVDDNATHRQILEAWAQQHEMEAVTAGGGEEALNLVELNQTLSRSFDLALLDLDMPGMDGYELGRALRQRSPGIRLVLLHSTAPTRVVEPGLFDLVLAKPARAEKLTELLLELVRTGRVRDTVTSSPSSVFDLPVPARKLSILVVEDTPVNQKVAQHLLARFGFRADVAASGREALDALAQRAYDLVLMDIQMPEMDGLEATRRIRARWPERGLHIVAMTANVATEDVRRCYEAGMDAFLPKPIDVASLGRMLSGLLSAPSVDDLVVDPDVVGRLREEIGPEIVRELAEEFLADLEVSLPDLEAVCRAQDRAALAAAAHKLKSPARSLGAEAFGQLLHDLEQRAAAEDWATLTRLVGRVVGQRQSLDDQLRAAVKD
- a CDS encoding zinc-binding dehydrogenase, with protein sequence MFAVSAARFSDSDPLSALDLGERPEPIAKDGWATVDVKAASLNHHDLWSLRGRGLKEEQLPMILGCDAAGTDEDGNEVIVHAVIGDPEWKGDETFDPKRSLLSEQYQGTFAEKVVVPRRNLVPKPAQLSWEEAACLPTAWLTAYRMLFTRAGISPGATILVQGAGGGVATALISLGRAAGLRVWATSRDEAKRERALSLGADQVFASGARLPERVDAVFETVGEATWSHSVKALKPGGTIVISGATSGDAPPAELTRIFFLQLSVVGSTMGSRDELERLAQFMATTGVRPLIDEVLPLQDARRGFEKMHSGDLFGKIVFTV
- a CDS encoding ABC transporter permease yields the protein MAEIPVTAVRRARRRAPVRLPGPIDAGLITVGRLTTLAIASVRYLVTDLVRGRFPWREFLLQAWFVTSVSLLPAILVAIPFGVIVAINVGSLAQQVGASSFVGAVNGLGVIREGAPVVTALLLAGAAGSAICSDLGSRTIREEIDAMRVMGISPVRRLVAPRVAALVVVGVLLCSIVAMTGVLAGYFFNVYVQHGTPGTYLNSFTDFATAGDFVVAEIKAAVFGFLAAIVAAHKGLNARGGPKGVADAVNQCVVLSFLLLFSTNILITQAYLLISPPAVV